The DNA sequence CCCCTGCTGGAGGTCACCGACCTGACCGTCCGCTTCCCCACCGACACCGACGATCTGCAGGCGGTGCGCGGGCTGAGCTATCAGGTGGCGCCCCGCGAGGTGGTGGCGATGGTCGGCGAATCCGGGTCGGGCAAGTCCGCGGCCGCGATGGCCGTCATCGGCCTGCTGCCGGACTACGCGGAGGTGACCGGCTCGGTCCGCCTCGGCGGCCGGGAACTGCTGGGTCTCGACGACGCCGAGATGTCGAAGATCCGTGGCAAGCGGATCGGCACCGTGTTCCAGGACCCGATGTCCGCGCTCACCCCGGTCTACACCGTGGGCGACCAGATCGCCGAGGCCATCCGTGTGCACCACGGCGATGTGTCCAAGCAGGCGGCCCGCGCCCGTGCGGTGGAGCTTCTGGAGTTGGTGGGCATCGCTCAGCCGGACCGGCGCGCCCGGGCCTTCCCGCACGAACTGTCCGGCGGCGAGCGCCAGCGGGTGGTCATCGCCATTGCGATCGCCAACGATCCCGACCTGCTGATCTGCGACGAGCCCACCACCGCACTCGACGTCACCGTGCAGGCCCAGATCTTGGACGTGCTCAAGACGGCCCGCGACGTCACCGGCGCCGGGGTGCTGATCATCACCCACGATCTGGGGGTGGTGGCCGAGTTCGCCGACCGTGCCCTGGTGATGTACGCCGGTAAGGCAGTCGAGGTGGCTAGCGTTGACGACCTCTACCGCGATCGTCGAATGCCCTATACCGCAGGACTTTTGGGATCGGTTCCCCGGTTGGATTCACCGCAGGGCTCCCGGCTGGTGCCGATACCCGGCGCTCCCCCGTCGTTGGTGAACCTGCCGCCGGGCTGCCCGTTCGCCCCGCGCTGCCCGCTGGCCGTCGACGACTGCCGCACCGTCGAGCCGACGCTGGTGCCCGTCGCACAGGGCCATGCCGCGGCGTGCATCCGCACCGAACTCGTGGGCGGGCGCAGCGCTGCCGAGATCTACGGTGTCTCGACCCAACCGGTGGTGGCCGACGACGACGCCGAGCCCGAGGTCGTGGTCAGCGTCCGGGACCTGTCGAAGACCTACCGGCTGACCAAGGGTGTGGTGTTCCGTCGGTCGATCGGCGAGGTGCGTGCGGTCGACGGGATCAGTTTCGACCTGCAGCGCGGCCGAACCGTCGGCATCGTGGGCGAGTCCGGTTCCGGGAAGTCGACCACGCTGCACGAGATCCTCGAACTGCGCGCACCGCAGGCCGGCACCATCGAGGTGCTCGGCGAGAACGTCGCCGAGTTGAGCGCCGCCCGCCGTCGCGAACTGCGCCGCGATCTGCAGGTGGTGTTCCAGGATCCGGTCGCCTCCCTGGACCCGCGCCTGCCGGTCTTTGATCTGCTCGCAGAACCGTTGCAGGCCAATGGCTTCGACAAGACTCGTATCGACGCCCGGGTAGTCGAGTTGCTGGAGATCGTCGGGCTGGGTCGCGGCGATGCCAGCCGTTATGCCCAGGAGTTCTCCGGTGGGCAGAAGCAGCGGATCGGGATCGCCCGTGCACTGGCGTTGCAGCCCAAGATCCTGGCCCTCGACGAACCGGTGTCGGCGCTGGACGTGTCGATCCAGGCCGGCATCATCAACCTGCTGCTGGATCTGCAGCAGACGTTCGACCTGTCCTATCTGTTCGTCTCCCACGACCTGTCGGTGGTCAAGGTGCTGGCCCACCGGGTGGCGGTGATGTATCGGGGCGCGATCGTCGAATACGGCGACGCCGATGACATCTTCGGCAATCCGCAGCACGAGTACACGCAGAAGCTGCTGGCCGCTATCCCGCAGCCTGATCCGACGCGCCGCTAGCATCGTTTGGGTGACTCGAACGATCCGCCGGCACGCCGGCCGAATTGCAGCGCTGGCAGTGGTGGCGGGACTGGTGGTGTCCGGCTGTTCCGGCGGTAAGCAGCCGACGCCGTCGGCGGGTGGCAATGCCGAGGTGGGCACCACCAGCGATATCAACCCGCAGGACCCGGCCACGCTGCGCAACGGCGGCAATCTTCGCCTGGCGCTGACCTCATTCCCGGCGAACTTCAACACCCTCAATGTCGACGGCAACGACGGCGACACCGGC is a window from the Mycolicibacterium anyangense genome containing:
- a CDS encoding dipeptide ABC transporter ATP-binding protein, yielding MTEPLLEVTDLTVRFPTDTDDLQAVRGLSYQVAPREVVAMVGESGSGKSAAAMAVIGLLPDYAEVTGSVRLGGRELLGLDDAEMSKIRGKRIGTVFQDPMSALTPVYTVGDQIAEAIRVHHGDVSKQAARARAVELLELVGIAQPDRRARAFPHELSGGERQRVVIAIAIANDPDLLICDEPTTALDVTVQAQILDVLKTARDVTGAGVLIITHDLGVVAEFADRALVMYAGKAVEVASVDDLYRDRRMPYTAGLLGSVPRLDSPQGSRLVPIPGAPPSLVNLPPGCPFAPRCPLAVDDCRTVEPTLVPVAQGHAAACIRTELVGGRSAAEIYGVSTQPVVADDDAEPEVVVSVRDLSKTYRLTKGVVFRRSIGEVRAVDGISFDLQRGRTVGIVGESGSGKSTTLHEILELRAPQAGTIEVLGENVAELSAARRRELRRDLQVVFQDPVASLDPRLPVFDLLAEPLQANGFDKTRIDARVVELLEIVGLGRGDASRYAQEFSGGQKQRIGIARALALQPKILALDEPVSALDVSIQAGIINLLLDLQQTFDLSYLFVSHDLSVVKVLAHRVAVMYRGAIVEYGDADDIFGNPQHEYTQKLLAAIPQPDPTRR